A portion of the Spirochaetota bacterium genome contains these proteins:
- a CDS encoding YicC/YloC family endoribonuclease, translated as MESMTGYSFIEKSTEQFTFSIEIKTLNSKYLEVYTNIPKILKSEDDTITNVLKKSFERGKVECTIDIYDWVESRPVHIDSKVLLKYYKEVQRSLAKLKIPASFSVDALLQLDGVVHKERTILSKKSKSDIYNTLQRSIESAIKMRKKEGKSIKKDLELSLRVIENACNDIQKQAHTVVEYQFKRLKKSLESLLHSKVDENRIYTEIAILADKQDINEELSRLKDHISKFKEIIAQEGQMGRQLDFLAQEMFREINTIGSKSNSTLIAHKVVEVKNHIDKIREQCRNIV; from the coding sequence ATGGAAAGTATGACAGGGTATTCATTTATAGAAAAAAGCACTGAACAATTTACATTTTCAATTGAAATAAAAACATTAAATTCCAAGTATCTGGAAGTTTATACAAATATTCCTAAAATACTTAAATCAGAAGATGATACCATTACGAATGTTTTGAAAAAAAGTTTTGAGCGTGGAAAAGTAGAATGTACTATAGATATATATGATTGGGTTGAATCACGCCCTGTTCATATTGACAGTAAAGTTTTGCTGAAATATTATAAGGAAGTTCAGAGGTCACTTGCAAAGTTAAAAATTCCTGCCAGTTTTTCGGTTGATGCATTATTGCAACTTGATGGAGTGGTGCATAAAGAAAGAACCATCCTTTCAAAAAAGTCAAAAAGCGATATCTATAATACCTTGCAACGATCAATTGAGTCTGCTATAAAAATGCGTAAAAAAGAAGGAAAATCCATAAAAAAGGACCTGGAATTATCTCTCAGAGTCATTGAAAATGCATGCAATGATATTCAAAAGCAGGCGCATACAGTTGTTGAATATCAGTTTAAAAGATTAAAAAAATCTTTAGAGTCCTTATTGCACAGCAAGGTTGATGAAAACAGGATTTATACCGAAATTGCAATTTTAGCTGATAAACAGGATATAAATGAAGAACTGTCGCGGCTAAAAGACCATATCAGTAAATTTAAAGAAATAATAGCACAGGAAGGGCAAATGGGAAGACAGTTAGATTTTCTTGCTCAGGAAATGTTCAGGGAAATAAATACCATAGGCTCAAAATCTAACAGTACACTCATAGCGCATAAAGTTGTTGAAGTCAAAAATCATATTGATAAAATACGGGAACAATGCCGGAATATTGTTTGA
- a CDS encoding chemotaxis protein CheD, which produces MEFKLITVPIADYKISQSPDILRTILGSCVGICLYDPESRIGGLAHIMLPENNDKSSNPKKYADSAIALMIEELQKKGANMEHLIAKIAGGASMFKMPENSFIGSIGINNVQKVREILDNYRITITSQDVYGDYGRTVDFFLETGKLKIKSLGREDKEI; this is translated from the coding sequence ATGGAATTTAAACTTATTACTGTTCCCATAGCAGATTATAAAATCTCGCAATCTCCTGATATATTACGTACTATATTGGGGTCATGTGTTGGAATTTGCCTGTATGATCCGGAAAGTAGAATAGGTGGTCTGGCTCATATAATGTTGCCGGAAAACAATGATAAATCATCAAATCCAAAAAAATATGCAGATAGTGCGATAGCTCTTATGATTGAAGAATTGCAGAAAAAAGGTGCAAATATGGAACATCTCATTGCCAAAATTGCTGGTGGTGCTTCAATGTTTAAAATGCCTGAGAATTCATTCATAGGTTCAATAGGTATTAATAATGTCCAGAAGGTACGAGAAATATTAGATAACTATCGCATAACTATTACCAGTCAGGATGTTTATGGAGATTATGGCAGAACAGTTGATTTCTTTCTTGAAACAGGAAAGTTAAAAATTAAGTCTCTGGGACGTGAAGACAAAGAAATATAG
- a CDS encoding protein-glutamate O-methyltransferase CheR has product MIDFSNIKRLNEDEFKKFAQLIYDESGIFLKESKITLLSNRLRKRLKALNLSEFSDYYNYITSLKDKSKEIEELLDVVSTNETYFFRNERQFDALKDVCIPEIVKKKKDKNLKIWSAGCSTGEEPYTIAICIMEARQILLGWNISIIATDIAPSVLDFAKIGRYTGRRIEKVPPEILKKYFTQMPDNPEVYEVKDELKKLVSFSYLNLFKNPYPENVDVIFCRNVMIYFDRARQKELIANFYKVLNPWGYLFIGHSETLHALSDDFQYVKIMDSPVYVPKEKVNGI; this is encoded by the coding sequence ATGATTGACTTTTCAAATATCAAGAGATTAAATGAGGATGAGTTTAAAAAATTTGCACAATTAATATATGACGAAAGTGGTATCTTTTTAAAAGAATCAAAAATCACCCTTTTGTCAAACCGGTTGCGAAAACGGTTGAAGGCGTTAAACCTTTCGGAATTTTCAGATTATTATAATTATATAACCAGTCTGAAAGATAAAAGCAAAGAAATTGAAGAATTGCTTGATGTTGTATCTACCAATGAAACGTACTTTTTTAGAAATGAACGACAGTTTGATGCCTTAAAAGACGTTTGTATTCCAGAGATTGTAAAAAAGAAAAAAGATAAGAATCTTAAAATATGGAGTGCGGGGTGTTCCACTGGCGAAGAGCCTTACACTATAGCTATCTGTATTATGGAAGCACGGCAAATTCTTTTAGGATGGAATATTTCCATCATAGCAACAGACATTGCTCCATCCGTACTTGATTTTGCAAAAATTGGCAGATACACTGGGAGACGGATTGAAAAGGTACCACCTGAAATTTTAAAAAAATACTTTACACAAATGCCTGATAACCCTGAAGTGTATGAAGTAAAGGATGAGTTAAAAAAACTGGTTTCTTTTTCATATCTCAATCTTTTTAAAAATCCGTATCCTGAAAATGTTGATGTTATATTTTGCCGCAATGTAATGATATATTTTGACCGCGCTCGTCAAAAAGAGCTCATAGCAAATTTTTACAAGGTCCTGAATCCATGGGGGTACCTGTTCATTGGTCATTCTGAAACTCTGCATGCCCTATCTGATGATTTCCAGTATGTCAAGATTATGGATTCGCCTGTATATGTTCCCAAGGAGAAAGTAAATGGAATTTAA